A single genomic interval of Raphanus sativus cultivar WK10039 unplaced genomic scaffold, ASM80110v3 Scaffold1747, whole genome shotgun sequence harbors:
- the LOC130504708 gene encoding pentatricopeptide repeat-containing protein At1g12620-like, which translates to MKRFVQTRLLLQTGTLFLSERASSTLSKAKKVSSYKERLRNGIVDIKKDDAVELFRSMVLSRPLPTIVHFSRLFGALAKTKQYELVLDLSKKMEELQCNNLHNNYTLNIMINCFCRLRRLGFAFSAMAKMLKLGYEPNTVTYSTLVNGLCLQGRVSEAVAIVDRMVETEVRPNLVTLNTLVNGLCLNGKVSEAVALVDRMVENGCQPDQFTYGPILNRICKSGDTSLALDLVRKMEDRKVKPEAVTYNMIIDSLCKDGSRLEDALNLFNEMETKGIKADVITYNTLIGGFCNAGRFDEGAQLLKDMTTRGIIPNVITFSSLIDIFVKEGKLKEAKELYNEMMARGIDPDTVTYNSLMYGLCMEKQGLDEANEMIDLMVSKGCSPDSVTYNIIINGYCKAKRVEDGLELFRRMSLREVVANTVTYNTLIQGFCQSGRLDVAQELLEEMVSRGVHRDLVTYNILVDGFCENGKLEKGLEIFEDLRKSDMELDIGIYNIILHGMCNARKIDEAWNLFCSLPHKGVKADVKTYTIMIGGLCKKGSLCEADMLFKKMKEEGIAPNDCTYNTIIRAHLGGSGVAISVELIEEMKRCGFSADASTMKMVIDMLSDGRLNKSFLSMLS; encoded by the coding sequence ATGAAGAGATTTGTTCAGACACGTCTTCTTCTCCAAACAGGTACTCTGTTCTTGTCTGAACGAGCCTCTTCCACTCTCAGCAAAGCGAAGAAAGTCTCTTCTTACAAAGAGAGGTTGAGAAATGGGATCGTTGATATCAAGAAAGACGACGCTGTTGAGCTGTTTCGATCCATGGTTCTGTCTCGTCCTCTTCCTACCATCGTACATTTCAGCAGACTGTTCGGTGCTCTCGCCAAGACGAAACAGTACGAGCTCGTCTTGGATCTCTCCAAGAAGATGGAGGAGCTGCAGTGTAATAATTTACATAACAACTACACTCTGAACATAATGATCAACTGCTTCTGCCGTCTCCGGAGACTCGGTTTCGCTTTTTCTGCTATGGCCAAGATGTTGAAGCTTGGGTACGAGCCCAACACTGTCACATATTCAACTCTGGTAAACGGGTTATGTCTCCAAGGTAGAGTTTCAGAAGCTGTGGCGATTGTTGATAGAATGGTGGAAACAGAGGTTAGACCGAACCTTGTAACGCTCAACACTCTTGTCAATGGACTTTGTCTGAACGGTAAAGTGTCTGAAGCTGTGGCGCTGGTTGATCGGATGGTGGAGAATGGATGTCAACCTGATCAGTTTACTTACGGTCCGATTCTGAACAGGATTTGTAAGTCAGGGGACACTTCCTTGGCTTTGGATCTGGTCAGGAAGATGGAAGATAGGAAGGTCAAGCCTGAAGCAGTTACATACAATATGATTATAGATAGTCTTTGCAAAGATGGTAGTAGACTTGAAGATGCGCTTAATCTTTTCAATGAGATGGAAACGAAAGGGATCAAAGCAGATGTTATTACCTACAACACTCTCATAGGAGGGTTTTGTAACGCAGGAAGATTTGATGAGGGTGCACAGTTGTTGAAGGATATGACCACAAGGGGAATCATCCCCAACGTCATCACATTCAGTTCATTGATTGACATTTTTGTGAAAGAGGGAAAGCTTAAGGAGGCTAAAGAGCTGTACAATGAGATGATGGCAAGAGGTATAGATCCTGATACGGTTACGTATAATTCTTTGATGTATGGTTTGTGCATGGAGAAGCAGGGCCTAGATGAGGCAAACGAGATGATTGATCTGATGGTTAGCAAAGGATGCAGTCCTGATAGCGTGACTTACAATATCATTATAAATGGATATTGTAAGGCTAAGCGGGTTGAGGATGGTCTTGAACTCTTCCGTAGAATGTCTCTAAGAGAAGTGGTTGCCAATACCGTCACGTATAACACTCTCATCCAAGGTTTTTGTCAATCTGGAAGACTTGATGTTGCGCAAGAGCTTTTGGAGGAGATGGTTTCTCGAGGTGTTCATCGTGATCTTGTGACGTACAACATTTTGGTAGATGGGTTCTGTGAGAATGGAAAACTAGAGAAGGGATTAGAAATATTTGAGGATCTGCGGAAGAGTGATATGGAACTTGATATTGGTATATATAACATCATCCTTCATGGGATGTGCAATGCTAGGAAGATTGATGAAGCGTGGAACTTATTTTGTAGCCTTCCTCATAAAGGAGTGAAGGCTGATGTGAAAACATATACTATAATGATTGGAGGACTATGTAAGAAAGGCTCGTTGTGTGAAGCAGATATGTTGtttaagaaaatgaaagaagaagGGATTGCGCCAAATGATTGTACATACAACACGATAATCCGAGCTCATCTAGGAGGTAGTGGTGTAGCCATTTCAGTTGAACTTATAGAAGAAATGAAGAGGTGTGGGTTCTCTGCAGATGCTTCCACCATGAAAATGGTTATTGATATGTTATCAGATGGTAGATTGAACAAAAGCTTTTTGAGTATGCTTTCTTGA